A region from the Microcella frigidaquae genome encodes:
- a CDS encoding alkaline phosphatase family protein, with protein sequence MLPAARGQTPSLADVLTGALSAIEGSASALSLPPVRSAAVVLVDGLGMSALRPRAGHARRLVAAAPRRGGSIDAGFPTTTAAALATLTTGLAAGEHGLTSYSALDRENDRVVNLLRGWDDRARPEQWQPHPTVFERAAARGIEPVVVGAERYRDTGFTTAVLRGARFEAHRSIADRVAAAVELLRGPENRLVYVYVPELDQAGHAEGVGSGTWTRRLEDLDAALAPLERGLPTDAGVLLTADHGMLDVPPERRLVIEGGSALWQGIRHVAGEPRCLHLQVDEPERLPEVVERWRTAEAGRAWVVTRAEAIEAGWFGRVTPEAAERIGDVIVAARSEVAYYDERTAERSALAMVGQHGSFSDDERRVPLARWGAFAP encoded by the coding sequence ATGCTACCGGCGGCACGCGGCCAGACCCCGTCACTCGCCGACGTGTTGACCGGCGCGCTCTCCGCGATCGAGGGCTCGGCGAGCGCCCTCTCCCTCCCTCCGGTGCGCAGCGCTGCCGTCGTTCTCGTCGACGGTCTCGGGATGTCCGCTCTGCGCCCGCGCGCGGGTCACGCCCGTCGGCTCGTCGCTGCGGCCCCGCGGCGCGGGGGGTCGATCGATGCGGGCTTCCCGACCACGACGGCGGCCGCTCTCGCCACCCTCACCACCGGGCTGGCGGCGGGCGAGCACGGCCTCACCAGCTACAGCGCCCTCGATCGCGAGAACGACCGGGTCGTCAACCTGCTCCGCGGCTGGGACGATCGGGCGCGCCCCGAGCAATGGCAGCCGCATCCGACCGTCTTCGAGCGTGCCGCCGCTCGCGGCATCGAGCCAGTCGTGGTGGGTGCCGAGCGCTACCGCGACACCGGTTTCACGACCGCCGTGCTGCGCGGAGCTCGCTTCGAGGCGCATCGTTCGATCGCCGACCGCGTCGCCGCGGCCGTCGAGCTGCTGCGCGGCCCCGAGAACCGACTGGTCTACGTCTATGTGCCCGAGCTCGATCAGGCGGGGCACGCGGAGGGCGTTGGCTCGGGAACCTGGACGCGACGGCTGGAGGATCTGGATGCGGCTCTCGCGCCGCTCGAGCGCGGGCTGCCGACCGATGCCGGGGTGCTGCTCACCGCCGATCACGGCATGCTCGACGTCCCGCCCGAGCGCCGGCTGGTGATCGAGGGCGGCAGCGCGCTGTGGCAGGGCATCCGGCACGTGGCGGGCGAGCCGCGGTGCCTGCACCTGCAGGTCGATGAGCCGGAGCGCCTGCCCGAGGTCGTCGAGCGCTGGCGCACGGCCGAGGCGGGCCGGGCTTGGGTGGTCACGCGCGCGGAGGCCATCGAGGCCGGGTGGTTCGGCCGGGTGACGCCGGAGGCGGCGGAGCGCATCGGCGACGTCATCGTGGCCGCGCGCTCGGAGGTCGCCTACTACGACGAGCGGACGGCGGAGCGGTCGGCCCTGGCGATGGTCGGCCAGCACGGATCGTTCAGCGACGACGAGCGCCGCGTGCCGCTCGCGCGCTGGGGGGCCTTCGCCCCGTGA
- the sepH gene encoding septation protein SepH encodes MDELTVIGAENGALIVVSADGARFRVPITEALHTALRQNRPPSPAPHRVAPREIQAMIRQGLTATEVAAQTGELLEYIQRFEGPVLAEREYVVTAARSTPVAVAADVEPGTTGTFGSVIDRRLSALGARDIRWESRKTDAHWQVSVAFLDGETARTATWSFDPKRSVLAPINHEAQSLSQQGESTAPVLPRLRAVPSEAGARFDSGAFTPVPSEDAPGEQDRPDARDGGNTADLLEALRRRRGERESAATDEWETSRAAHPSTGSIRIVEVPLDPPTAEVPAADLPTGDAPGAGPSPADDPQLGDTIEVPTATDGTDAVHDGGAEASTPPASKSSARRGRAAMPSWDEIVFGARPDDDPA; translated from the coding sequence GTGGATGAGTTGACCGTCATCGGCGCGGAGAACGGTGCGCTCATCGTGGTGTCGGCCGACGGCGCGCGCTTCCGCGTTCCGATCACCGAGGCGCTGCACACCGCCCTGCGGCAGAACCGGCCCCCGTCGCCCGCGCCGCACCGCGTCGCGCCGCGCGAGATCCAGGCGATGATCCGCCAGGGCCTCACCGCCACCGAGGTGGCCGCGCAGACCGGCGAGCTGCTGGAGTACATCCAGCGCTTCGAGGGCCCGGTGCTGGCCGAGCGCGAGTACGTCGTGACGGCGGCCCGATCGACCCCGGTCGCCGTCGCCGCCGATGTCGAGCCCGGGACGACCGGCACCTTCGGCTCGGTCATCGACCGCCGGCTGAGCGCCCTCGGCGCGCGGGACATCCGCTGGGAGAGCCGCAAGACCGATGCGCACTGGCAGGTCTCGGTGGCGTTCCTCGACGGCGAGACCGCGCGCACCGCGACGTGGAGCTTCGACCCCAAGCGCTCGGTGCTCGCCCCCATCAACCACGAGGCGCAATCGCTCTCGCAGCAGGGCGAGAGCACTGCACCGGTCCTCCCGCGCCTGCGCGCAGTGCCCTCGGAGGCCGGAGCACGCTTCGACAGCGGCGCATTCACCCCCGTTCCCAGCGAGGACGCCCCGGGTGAGCAGGACCGACCGGATGCCCGCGACGGTGGCAACACCGCCGACCTGCTCGAGGCCCTCCGGCGCCGCCGCGGCGAGCGGGAGTCTGCGGCGACCGACGAGTGGGAGACATCGCGGGCGGCGCACCCGTCGACCGGCTCGATCCGCATCGTCGAGGTGCCTCTCGACCCGCCGACGGCCGAGGTGCCCGCTGCCGACCTGCCTACCGGCGATGCACCCGGCGCCGGTCCCTCCCCCGCCGACGACCCGCAGCTCGGCGACACGATCGAGGTGCCGACCGCGACTGACGGCACCGATGCCGTGCACGACGGCGGCGCGGAGGCATCGACGCCCCCGGCTAGCAAGAGCAGCGCGCGGCGCGGCCGTGCGGCGATGCCGAGCTGGGACGAGATCGTGTTCGGCGCTCGTCCCGACGACGACCCGGCCTAG
- a CDS encoding DUF4193 domain-containing protein, producing MATDYDAPRKTDEDTDSIQALQERVPDKLSGVVDVDDADNPGFELAGQDLADIDLDVVVLPPQADEFTCISCFLVKHRSQLDHEEKLGSVCRECAA from the coding sequence ATGGCAACGGACTACGACGCCCCCCGCAAGACCGACGAGGACACCGACTCGATCCAGGCCCTGCAGGAGCGCGTTCCCGACAAGCTCTCGGGCGTCGTCGACGTCGATGACGCCGACAACCCCGGTTTCGAGCTCGCTGGCCAGGATCTCGCCGACATCGACCTCGACGTCGTCGTGCTGCCGCCGCAGGCCGATGAGTTCACGTGCATCAGCTGCTTCCTCGTGAAGCACCGCTCGCAGCTCGACCACGAGGAGAAGCTCGGGTCGGTCTGCCGGGAGTGCGCCGCCTAG
- a CDS encoding DUF3093 domain-containing protein, whose product MESYRERLWPAPWIALVAALAIPASLLTFAPVSILAGAVVGVILAGGVIAAAVVSAPLIVVGEGMLRAGTARIPLAVIAGTSVARREEARAARGPQLDARAHLVLRPDIDPVLRIDLADPDDPTPYWVVSTRRPEELAAAIEAGRTS is encoded by the coding sequence ATGGAGTCGTACCGCGAGCGCCTGTGGCCCGCACCCTGGATCGCCCTCGTCGCCGCCCTCGCCATCCCGGCGAGCCTGCTTACGTTCGCCCCGGTGAGCATCCTCGCCGGGGCCGTGGTGGGGGTGATCCTGGCGGGCGGCGTCATCGCGGCCGCGGTGGTCAGTGCTCCGCTGATCGTGGTGGGCGAAGGGATGCTCCGCGCGGGCACGGCCCGCATCCCCCTCGCCGTCATCGCGGGCACGAGCGTCGCCCGGCGCGAGGAGGCGCGTGCGGCGCGCGGCCCGCAGCTCGACGCCCGCGCGCACCTGGTGCTGCGGCCCGACATCGACCCGGTGCTCCGAATCGACCTGGCCGACCCGGACGACCCGACGCCCTACTGGGTCGTGTCGACGCGGCGTCCGGAGGAGCTCGCCGCCGCGATCGAGGCTGGCCGCACGAGCTGA
- the dut gene encoding dUTP diphosphatase has protein sequence MLRTIEVLLSGGPTPEYARPGDAGADLRAAEAVSLAPGERATVGTGIALALPDGYAAFVMPRSGLAARNGITLVNGPGTVDAGYRGEIRVTLLNTDARETFEIRPGDRIAQLVIQPIVRARFVPVEALPGSHRGEQGFGSTGYRGEPTEGGTP, from the coding sequence GTGCTGCGAACGATCGAGGTGCTGCTGTCGGGCGGGCCGACGCCCGAGTACGCGCGTCCGGGTGACGCGGGGGCAGACCTGCGCGCTGCGGAGGCGGTTTCGCTCGCACCCGGCGAGCGGGCGACGGTCGGTACCGGCATCGCTCTCGCGCTGCCCGACGGCTACGCGGCGTTCGTGATGCCGCGCAGCGGTCTCGCCGCCCGCAACGGCATCACGCTCGTCAACGGTCCGGGCACCGTCGATGCCGGCTATCGCGGCGAGATCCGCGTGACGCTGCTCAACACCGACGCGCGTGAGACGTTCGAGATCCGACCCGGCGACCGCATCGCGCAGCTCGTGATCCAGCCCATCGTGCGCGCCCGCTTCGTTCCGGTCGAGGCGCTGCCCGGCTCGCACCGCGGCGAGCAGGGATTCGGCTCGACCGGCTACCGTGGGGAGCCCACCGAAGGAGGAACCCCGTGA
- a CDS encoding DUF3710 domain-containing protein, whose amino-acid sequence MTDEAFIVEDGDSADAKSAPADRAENGPLDESEANAVRPYVDLGGVKLVPREGLQLRLEIEEGSKRVVAVSLDIAGSTLQVQPFAAPRSSGLWHEIRAQIVEQIRSQGGETQEREGAFGPELLARIPVTGGAPGATRVARFIGVDGPRWFLRGVVAGEGAVGGAAAAAIDDVFRSIVVVRGSTPMPPRDLIPLQVPAGAQIATGTA is encoded by the coding sequence GTGACCGACGAAGCGTTCATCGTGGAGGATGGCGACTCCGCCGATGCGAAGTCGGCGCCGGCCGATCGCGCCGAGAACGGCCCGCTCGACGAGAGCGAGGCCAACGCGGTGCGGCCCTACGTCGACCTCGGCGGGGTGAAGCTCGTGCCCCGTGAGGGCCTGCAGCTGCGCCTCGAGATCGAGGAGGGCAGCAAGCGCGTTGTCGCGGTGAGCCTCGACATCGCCGGCTCGACCCTGCAGGTGCAGCCCTTCGCCGCGCCGCGCTCGAGCGGGCTCTGGCACGAGATCCGCGCGCAGATCGTCGAGCAGATCCGCAGCCAGGGCGGTGAGACGCAGGAGCGCGAGGGGGCGTTCGGGCCGGAGCTCCTGGCCCGCATCCCCGTCACCGGCGGCGCGCCGGGCGCCACGCGCGTGGCCCGCTTCATCGGCGTCGACGGCCCGCGCTGGTTCCTCCGCGGGGTTGTGGCGGGCGAGGGCGCCGTTGGCGGTGCCGCGGCGGCGGCCATCGACGACGTCTTCCGCAGCATCGTCGTCGTGCGCGGCTCGACCCCGATGCCGCCGCGCGACCTGATCCCGCTCCAGGTGCCCGCAGGGGCCCAGATCGCGACGGGCACCGCGTGA
- a CDS encoding DUF3159 domain-containing protein: MTRSEEELPAQQGHEADGQREPDAAAELRQALAHAAQRSGFGRVAPGERPTAQALWAAVGGVRGLVESLLPGFLFLVVYTITADVTPSVLIPVAVAVVFVLVRAVTRSPIMPAVVGLVGIALSAGLALWSGRAEENFLLGFVINAVWLVALLVSLAVRRPLIGVITALLTGDHAWRSDPAKRTVLTVTTWLWVGLFSLRLGVQVPLYLAEQAAALAATKLLMGLPLYAAVLWVTWLMVRAVYARRAD, encoded by the coding sequence GTGACCCGGTCCGAGGAGGAGCTCCCGGCGCAGCAGGGGCACGAAGCGGACGGGCAGCGGGAGCCCGACGCCGCGGCCGAGCTGCGCCAGGCGCTCGCCCATGCCGCGCAGCGCTCGGGCTTCGGGCGCGTCGCGCCGGGGGAGCGCCCCACGGCGCAGGCGCTCTGGGCCGCGGTCGGGGGAGTGCGGGGACTCGTCGAGTCGCTGCTGCCCGGCTTCCTGTTCCTCGTCGTGTACACGATCACGGCTGACGTCACGCCCTCGGTGCTGATCCCGGTCGCGGTCGCGGTCGTCTTCGTCCTGGTCCGTGCCGTCACCCGCTCGCCGATCATGCCCGCGGTGGTCGGTCTCGTCGGCATCGCGCTGTCGGCCGGCCTCGCGCTGTGGTCGGGCCGCGCCGAGGAGAACTTCCTGCTCGGTTTCGTGATCAACGCCGTGTGGCTCGTCGCCCTGCTGGTGAGCCTGGCCGTCCGGCGTCCGTTGATCGGTGTCATCACCGCGCTGCTCACCGGCGATCACGCGTGGCGGAGCGACCCGGCGAAGCGCACCGTGCTGACCGTGACGACGTGGCTGTGGGTGGGTCTGTTCTCTCTGCGCCTCGGCGTGCAGGTTCCGCTGTACCTCGCCGAGCAGGCCGCCGCGCTCGCGGCGACCAAGCTGCTCATGGGCCTGCCGCTCTACGCGGCGGTGCTCTGGGTCACCTGGCTCATGGTGCGTGCTGTCTATGCACGGCGCGCCGACTGA
- the acnA gene encoding aconitate hydratase AcnA, with amino-acid sequence MSAVNSFQSIDTLSVAGTDYQVFRVDRVPGYETLPFSLKVLLENLLRTEDGANVTEAQIRALGSWDPSAEPDTEIQFTPARVVMQDFTGVPCIVDLATMREAVAELGGDPNKVNPLAPAELVIDHSVIADLFGTADALERNVEIEYERNGERYQFLRWGQTAFDDFKVVPPGTGIVHQVNIEHLAKVTYTREVGGVLRAYPDTCVGTDSHTTMVNGLGVLGWGVGGIEAEAAMLGQPVSMLIPKVVGFKLTGSIPTGVTATDVVLTITDMLRKHGVVGKFVEFYGAGVSAVPLANRATIGNMSPEFGSTAAMFPIDDVTLDYLRLTGRSEEQVALVEAYSKLQSLWHDPSVVPRFSEYLELDLSTVVPSIAGPKRPQDRIELSAAKKAFEEVLPSYAPEASTPIDVTVGGESFTLDNGHVTIAAITSCTNTSNPSVMLAAGLLARNAAQKGLKAKPWVKTTLAPGSKVVTDYYEKAGLTDDLEALGFYTVGYGCTTCIGNSGPLAEEISSAIAEKDLAVTAVLSGNRNFEGRINPDVKMNYLASPPLVIAYALAGTMDFDFESEPLGTGSDGAPVYLRDIWPDAAEVQATIDSSIDTAMFDHQYSSVFEGDERWRSLPTPDGATFDWDAESTYVRKPPYFEGMTLETSPVSDIHGARVLAKLGDSVTTDHISPAGSIKADSPAGQYLMAHGVDRKDFNSYGSRRGNHEVMIRGTFANIRLKNQLLDGVEGGFTRDFTQADAPQSFIYDASVNYQAAGVPLVILAGKEYGSGSSRDWAAKGTSLLGVKAVIAESFERIHRSNLIGMGVIPLQFPAGESADSLGLDGTESIAISGIEQLNEGVTPKTVRVVATPSAHSAPGRAPIEFDAVVRIDTPGEADYYRNGGILQYVLRSLV; translated from the coding sequence GTGTCCGCCGTCAACAGCTTCCAGTCGATCGACACCCTCTCGGTGGCCGGCACCGACTACCAGGTGTTCCGCGTCGACCGCGTTCCCGGGTACGAGACGCTGCCCTTCAGCCTGAAGGTGCTGCTCGAGAACCTGCTCCGCACCGAGGACGGCGCGAATGTGACCGAGGCGCAGATCCGCGCGCTCGGCTCGTGGGACCCGTCGGCCGAGCCCGACACCGAGATCCAGTTCACGCCCGCCCGCGTCGTCATGCAGGACTTCACCGGTGTTCCCTGCATCGTCGACCTCGCGACCATGCGCGAGGCCGTCGCCGAGCTCGGCGGCGACCCCAACAAGGTGAACCCGCTGGCGCCGGCCGAGCTCGTCATCGACCACTCGGTCATCGCCGACCTCTTCGGCACCGCCGATGCCCTCGAGCGCAACGTCGAGATCGAGTACGAGCGCAACGGCGAGCGCTACCAGTTCCTGCGCTGGGGCCAGACGGCGTTCGACGACTTCAAGGTGGTGCCCCCGGGCACCGGCATCGTGCACCAGGTCAACATCGAGCACCTCGCGAAGGTCACCTACACCCGCGAGGTCGGCGGCGTGCTGCGCGCCTACCCCGACACCTGCGTGGGCACCGACTCGCACACCACCATGGTCAACGGCCTCGGGGTGCTGGGCTGGGGCGTCGGCGGCATCGAGGCCGAGGCCGCGATGCTCGGCCAGCCCGTGTCGATGCTCATCCCCAAGGTCGTGGGCTTCAAGCTCACCGGCTCGATCCCGACCGGCGTCACCGCGACCGACGTGGTGCTGACGATCACCGACATGCTCCGCAAGCACGGCGTGGTGGGCAAGTTCGTCGAGTTCTACGGTGCGGGCGTCTCGGCGGTGCCGCTCGCCAACCGCGCGACCATCGGCAACATGAGCCCCGAGTTCGGCTCGACCGCCGCGATGTTCCCCATCGACGACGTCACGCTCGACTACCTGCGCCTGACCGGTCGCAGCGAGGAGCAGGTCGCGCTCGTCGAGGCCTACAGCAAGCTGCAGTCGCTGTGGCACGACCCGAGCGTCGTGCCCCGCTTCAGCGAGTATCTCGAGCTCGACCTCTCGACCGTCGTGCCCTCGATCGCCGGTCCGAAGCGTCCGCAGGACCGCATCGAGCTCTCTGCGGCCAAGAAAGCGTTCGAGGAGGTTCTGCCCTCCTACGCTCCCGAGGCCTCGACGCCCATCGACGTCACGGTCGGCGGCGAGAGCTTCACGCTCGACAACGGCCACGTGACGATCGCGGCGATCACGTCGTGCACCAACACGTCCAACCCCTCGGTCATGCTCGCCGCGGGCCTGCTCGCCCGCAACGCCGCGCAGAAGGGCCTGAAGGCGAAGCCGTGGGTGAAGACCACCCTCGCGCCCGGCTCGAAGGTCGTCACCGACTACTACGAGAAGGCGGGCCTGACCGACGACCTCGAGGCCCTGGGCTTCTACACCGTCGGCTACGGCTGCACGACCTGCATCGGCAACTCCGGACCCCTCGCCGAGGAGATCTCGTCGGCCATCGCCGAGAAAGACCTCGCCGTCACCGCAGTGCTCTCGGGCAACCGCAACTTCGAGGGCCGCATCAACCCCGATGTGAAGATGAACTACCTGGCCAGCCCGCCGCTCGTCATCGCGTACGCGCTCGCCGGCACCATGGACTTCGACTTCGAGAGCGAGCCGCTGGGCACGGGCTCGGACGGCGCGCCGGTGTACCTGCGCGACATCTGGCCCGACGCCGCCGAGGTGCAGGCCACGATCGACTCCTCGATCGACACGGCGATGTTCGACCACCAGTACTCCTCGGTCTTCGAGGGCGACGAGCGCTGGCGCTCGCTGCCGACGCCCGATGGCGCGACCTTCGACTGGGATGCCGAGTCGACCTACGTGCGCAAGCCCCCGTACTTCGAGGGCATGACGCTCGAGACCTCGCCGGTCTCCGACATCCACGGCGCTCGCGTGCTCGCGAAGCTCGGCGACTCGGTCACGACCGACCACATCAGCCCCGCGGGGTCGATCAAGGCCGACTCGCCGGCCGGCCAGTACCTCATGGCGCACGGCGTCGACCGCAAGGACTTCAACTCCTACGGCTCGCGCCGCGGCAACCATGAGGTCATGATCCGTGGAACCTTCGCGAACATCCGCCTCAAGAACCAGCTGCTCGACGGCGTCGAGGGCGGCTTCACGCGCGACTTCACGCAGGCGGATGCTCCCCAGTCGTTCATCTACGACGCGAGCGTCAACTACCAGGCGGCCGGGGTTCCCCTCGTCATCCTCGCCGGCAAGGAGTACGGTTCGGGCTCGAGCCGCGACTGGGCCGCGAAGGGCACGAGCCTGCTCGGCGTGAAGGCGGTCATCGCCGAGAGCTTCGAGCGCATCCACCGCTCGAACCTCATCGGCATGGGGGTCATCCCGCTGCAGTTCCCGGCGGGGGAGTCGGCCGACTCGCTCGGGCTCGATGGCACCGAGTCGATCGCGATCAGCGGCATCGAGCAGCTCAACGAGGGCGTCACGCCCAAGACCGTGCGCGTCGTCGCCACCCCGAGCGCGCACTCCGCGCCCGGGCGCGCGCCGATCGAGTTCGACGCCGTGGTGCGCATCGACACGCCCGGTGAGGCCGACTACTACCGCAACGGCGGCATCCTGCAGTACGTGCTCCGCAGCCTCGTCTGA
- the dxs gene encoding 1-deoxy-D-xylulose-5-phosphate synthase, with protein sequence MALLDTIRNPRDLDRLSEAELEQLAEEIRRFLVAEVSKTGGHLGPNLGVVELTIGIHRVFDSPRDAIVWDTGHQSYVHKLLTGRQDFSRLRQKDGLAGYPQRSESEHDIVESSHASSSLSWADGISRAFEMTGQDDRHVVAVVGDGALTGGMTWEALNNISDDNSRNLVIVVNDNGRSYAPTIGGMARFLSTVRTRRSYYRFRRGTERAFGFLGAPGRAMYRGMRGGLHGFLSRFTNNEALYSNLDIKYIGPVDGHDLKDVERALRQAKEFSAPVIVHAITQKGRGYEPALADVADQFHAVGQIDPETGESVEQSSRPSWTSVFSDEIVRLADANPRIVGITAAMLRPTGLHKLAEKHPDRIIDVGIAEQHAVASAAGLAYGGMHPVVAVYATFINRAFDQVLMDVALHKAGVTFVLDRAGVTGPDGASHHGMWDLSILQVVPNIRLAAPRDATRLREELAEAVAVDDAPTVVRFSKGSVGTEFDAVRRTADGVDVLREAPHKDVLIVTVGPMAKIGLEVAERLADQGIGATVVDPRWVVPVPGSVIDLARDHRILVSIEDGVRVGGIGTRIRQDLRAAGVDTAVDELGLPDEFLEHASREEILERVGLTSQAIARDLVAQVLGTKVPVARPLPDEHAAVDQDERTR encoded by the coding sequence ATGGCTCTTCTCGACACGATCCGGAACCCGCGCGATCTCGACCGCCTCAGTGAGGCCGAGCTCGAGCAGCTCGCGGAGGAGATCCGTCGCTTCCTCGTCGCCGAGGTCTCGAAGACGGGCGGCCACCTGGGCCCGAACCTCGGGGTGGTCGAGCTCACGATCGGCATCCACCGCGTCTTCGATTCGCCCCGGGACGCGATCGTCTGGGATACCGGCCACCAGTCGTACGTGCACAAGCTGCTGACCGGTCGGCAGGACTTCTCCCGACTTCGTCAGAAGGACGGCCTCGCCGGGTACCCCCAGCGATCGGAGAGCGAGCACGACATCGTCGAGAGCTCGCACGCGTCGAGCTCGCTGAGCTGGGCCGACGGAATCTCCCGCGCCTTCGAGATGACGGGGCAGGACGACCGGCACGTGGTCGCCGTCGTCGGCGACGGCGCCCTCACCGGCGGCATGACGTGGGAGGCGCTGAACAACATCAGCGACGACAACAGCCGCAACCTCGTCATCGTCGTCAACGACAACGGCCGCTCCTACGCGCCGACGATCGGCGGCATGGCCCGCTTCCTCTCGACCGTGCGCACCCGCCGCTCCTACTACCGCTTCCGCCGCGGCACCGAGCGCGCGTTCGGGTTCCTGGGCGCTCCTGGTCGCGCCATGTACCGAGGGATGCGGGGCGGCCTGCACGGCTTCCTCTCGCGCTTCACGAACAACGAGGCGCTGTACTCGAACCTCGACATCAAGTACATCGGCCCGGTCGACGGCCATGATCTGAAAGACGTCGAGCGCGCCCTCCGGCAGGCGAAGGAGTTCAGCGCTCCGGTGATCGTGCACGCGATCACGCAGAAGGGCCGCGGCTACGAGCCCGCCCTCGCCGATGTCGCCGACCAGTTCCACGCGGTCGGGCAGATCGATCCCGAGACGGGGGAGTCGGTCGAGCAGTCGAGCCGACCGTCCTGGACCTCGGTGTTTTCGGACGAGATCGTGCGCCTCGCCGACGCGAACCCGCGCATCGTCGGCATCACGGCCGCCATGCTCCGGCCCACGGGGCTTCACAAGCTCGCGGAGAAGCACCCCGACCGCATCATCGACGTCGGCATCGCCGAGCAGCACGCTGTCGCGTCGGCAGCGGGTCTGGCCTATGGCGGCATGCACCCGGTCGTCGCGGTGTATGCGACCTTCATCAACCGCGCGTTCGACCAGGTGCTGATGGACGTCGCGCTGCACAAGGCGGGGGTGACCTTCGTGCTCGACCGCGCGGGCGTCACCGGCCCCGACGGCGCCAGCCACCACGGCATGTGGGACCTCTCGATCCTGCAGGTGGTGCCGAACATCCGACTGGCCGCCCCGCGCGACGCGACGCGCCTGCGCGAGGAGCTCGCGGAGGCTGTGGCGGTGGACGATGCGCCAACGGTCGTGCGCTTCTCGAAGGGCTCCGTCGGTACGGAGTTCGACGCGGTGCGCCGCACCGCCGACGGCGTCGACGTGCTGCGCGAGGCGCCGCACAAGGATGTCCTCATCGTGACCGTCGGACCGATGGCGAAGATCGGTCTAGAGGTCGCTGAGCGGCTCGCCGATCAGGGCATCGGGGCGACCGTCGTCGACCCGCGCTGGGTCGTTCCCGTGCCGGGCAGCGTGATCGACCTCGCACGCGATCACCGCATCCTCGTGTCAATCGAGGACGGTGTGCGCGTGGGCGGCATCGGCACCCGGATCCGCCAGGACCTGCGGGCAGCGGGTGTCGACACCGCCGTGGACGAGCTGGGCCTCCCCGACGAGTTCCTCGAGCACGCATCCCGGGAGGAGATCCTCGAGCGGGTGGGGCTCACCTCGCAGGCGATCGCGCGCGACCTCGTGGCGCAGGTGCTCGGCACCAAGGTGCCCGTCGCGCGGCCCCTGCCCGACGAGCACGCCGCGGTCGATCAGGACGAGCGCACTCGGTAG